Part of the Labilibaculum antarcticum genome, TCACTTTTTTCTTCCAATATTTTTACGGCATAAATGGTACTTGAGAAACTTAATGCAAATCCAATGATCAATGCCTGTTGCCATGTGAAATCAGTGAAGATATGTAGAGAAGTATAACTTAAACCAAATAAAATCAATGCCATGAGCAGGGTCACTAACAACATATGAATTGATGCTCCTCCCCAAACCTCCTTGTGTAAAAGGTCTTTAATCCTTAGTTTTAGTCCAATGGTAAAGAGAAGTAGGGTGATTCCCATATCCGATATGGTTCGGATTAAATCATCGGACTCCGCACCAAAATATTTAAGTGTAAAGCCAGCAATCAGATAGCCAACCAATGGAGGTAATCCAATCAGTTTAACAAGAAGTCCTAATGCAAATGCAATTGCTAGCCATACTGGATCCATAGAAATATGTTTTTAATAGTTACCACATTTTTTTTGTGGAATATTAAAAATAGAGATAAAAAATAACAGATCATCCTAGAATCCAGCCAATTTTTCAGGGAAATTTTAAATATGTTGCTATTTATACAAAAGAGTTGACAAATATTTTGATCAAATATAAAATAGAATCAATCTACATTGGCAATCGTAGGGCTTTCGTGTAATTCTTGCTATTTTTGAGGAGGATTTAGAAAACACATAAAATATTATACGTTATGGCTATTAGTAAGAAAGTAGAGGAAATTTTGAACAAGCAAATCAATGCTGAATTTTGGTCTGCTTATTTCTATTTATCAATGTCTAACTATTGCAATGCGAATGGAATGCCTGGCGTTGCAAACTGGATGAAAGTACAGTTCCAGGAAGAAACTTCTCATGCAATGAAAATTTTGGATTACGTAAATGAACGAGGCGGAAGAGTCGTTTTGAATCCAATTACTGAAGTTCCTGCAGACTGGAATGGTATTTTGCATATTTTCGAAGAAACATTGAAGCACGAAGAAATCGTGACTGGCTTAATTAATGGCTGTGTTAATGTTGCTATTGAAGAAAAAGATCATGCTTCTGTAAATTTTTTACAATGGTTTGTTGATGAGCAAGTAGAAGAAGAAGCTACAGTTAACGAAATTCTTGATCAATTGAGAATGTTTGAAGGAAAAGGCCATGGTTTGTATATGATGGACAAAGAATTTAAGGCTAGAGTTTTTGTTGATTCAACTCAAGCATAGTTGAAAAATAAATTATTTTAAAAAAGCCTCACATTAGTGAGGCTTTTTTTATGATGTAGAACTGTTAAGTCAATAAAAATATTTACTTTTGGATTCTATGGATATGAACAGGTATTTAATAGTAGTATTTTGTGTGCTCACAGGTTGTGCAGCGGCAGTTCCTATGGCCAATGGCCAGGAAATGTCTGTTGATCATCATCTGTTTGCCGAATGGTACGCCGATCATATTCAAAATTTGGATGAATCCTATTCATCGACAATACTTGCTCATGTAGAACAGGATCAATTGGTTGGGAAATACATTCCAAGTATTGAAAACTTTTCATTACTTGAGAATTTACCTAAATTCCCTGTAGCAGATCAAGTTATTCCTTTGGAAAGCATTCCAATATCACAAACATTGCAATGTTTTTCAATCTTACCAGAAGTTATTCTTAGTACAATACCTGAGGGGGATTTTCATATAAGAGCCCCGGTTTTAGCCTAACTTTCCTTTCCTGTTTTCCATAGGAAATTTCACTCGTTATATTATTATTCGTTTTCAACTTTATAGTTGAAAACATTTTACACATCGAATTCAACAAATCAAAATGGGTTTTATAGATACTACATTAGGTAAATTATTTGGTAATAAGTCAGATAGAGACCTTAAAGATTTGACCCCTTATTTAGGGCAGATTAAAGCAGAATATGAAAGAATCACAGTTTTAAGTACTGATGATCTTCGTGGAGAATCAGATAAATTAAAGCAACATATTCAGGATTTCATTAAAACGGAACAAGACGAAATATTAAGTCTTAAAGAAAAGGTTGAAAATGGCGATGTCTCAATCAATGAGAGAGAATTAATCTACGATCAGATTGACGAAATCGAAAATAAAATTGACGCTAAAATAGAAGAAGTACTGGACGAAATTCTTCCAACTGCTTTTGCTATTGTAAAAGATACAGCACGCAGATTTACCGAAAACGAAGAGCTGGAAGTAACAGCATCTAAATTTGATAGAGATTTAGCTCCCTATTACGATAACATACAAATAGATGGTGATACTGCGGTCTATTTTAATTCATGGACTGCAGGTGGAACTGAGATAACCTGGGACATGATTCATTACGATGTTCAGTTGATTGGTGGTACTGTTCTTCATCAAGGAAAAATTGCAGAGATGGCAACAGGTGAAGGTAAAACTCTTGTGGCTACCTTACCTGTATTTTTAAATGCATTAACTGGTAGAGGTGTTCACTTGATTACTGTGAATGATTACCTTGCAAAACGTGACTCGGAATGGATGGGACCAATCTACCAATTCCACGGACTATCTGTTGACTGTATCGATAAACACTCTCCAAATTCAGATGAACGAAGAAAAGCTTATGCATCTGATATTACTTTTGGAACAAATAATGAGTTCGGTTTTGATTACCTGCGTGATAATATGGCAACAAATCCTAAGGATTTGGTTCAACGCCGTCACAATTATTCGATTGTCGATGAAGTTGACTCGGTTTTGGTTGATGATGCACGTACTCCATTGATTATTTCCGGTCCAATTCCAAGAGGTGAGCATCAACAGTTTGATAATTTGAAACCTAAGGTTCAAAATTTGGTGAGAGCTCAAAATGAATTGGTAATGAAGATTTTTACCGATACTAAAAAATTACTGAACAGCGAAGATAAAAAGGAGCTTGAGGAGGGTGCAAAATTATTGCTTAGAACCTTTAAAGGTTTGCCAAAAATGAAGCCACTTATTAAATTCTTAAGTGAGCAGGGAAATAAGGCCATTCTTTTGAAAACCGAAAATTTCTATATGCAGGAAAATAGTAAAAATATGCACATCGTTACTGATGAGCTATATTTTATTATTGATGAACAGCATAATTCTATTGAACTTACTGATAAAGGAATCGACCTGCTTAGTGCTGATGCTGAAGATTCAGGTTTCTTTGTGTTACCTGATATTGGATCAGAAGTTGCCGTTATTGAAAAATCAGATCTTTCGGATGAAGAAAAATTAGCTAAGAAAGATGAAATGATTCAGGCTTACTCTGTAAGATCAGAAAGGGTTCATACAATTAACCAACTATTAAAGGCATATACTCTTTTCGAAAATGATGTAGAGTATGTTATGATGGATGGTAAGGTGAAAATTGTAGATGAGCAAACAGGGCGTATTATGGAAGGCCGTCGTTACTCAGATGGTTTACACCAGGCAATTGAAGCTAAAGAAAATGTAAAAGTAGAGGCTGCGACTCAAACATTTGCCACCATTACTCTTCAAAATTACTTTAGAATGTATCAGAAGCTTTCTGGTATGACTGGTACTGCGGAAACAGAAGCAGGTGAGCTTTGGGATATCTATAAATTAGAAGTTGTTGTAATCCCAACCAACCGTCCAATTATTCGTGACGACCGTGAGGATTTAGTCTATAAAACAAAACGAGAAAAATATTCAGCGGTAATTGATGAAATTGTTGATCTGGTAAAAGCTGGTCGTCCGGTTTTGGTAGGAACAACATCAGTTGAAATTTCTGAATTATTAGGTCGTATGCTTAAGATTAAAGGAATTAAGCACAACGTACTGAATGCAAAATTACATCAGCGCGAAGCAGATATTGTAGCGGAAGCAGGTCAATCAGGAACTGTAACCATTGCTACAAATATGGCTGGTCGTGGTACTGATATTAAGCTAACCAAAGCAGTAAAAGCTGCTGGTGGTTTGGCAATTGTTGGTACCGAGCGTCATGATTCCCGTCGTGTTGACCGTCAGTTACGTGGTCGTGCCGGTCGTCAGGGAGATGTTGGATCTTCTCAATTCTTTGTGTCTTTGGAAGATGATTTGATGCGTTTATTTAGCTCAGATCGTATTGTGAAGTTGATGGACAAAATGGGACTGAAAGAGGGTGAGGTAATTCAGCACAGCATGATTAGCAAATCGATAGAGCGTGCCCAGAAAAAAGTGGAAGAGAATAACTTCGGTATTCGTAAACGATTATTGGAGTACGATGATGTAATGAACTCTCAGCGTGAGGTTATTTATAAACGTCGCCGTCATGCCTTATTTGGTGAGCGTATTCAGGTTGATATTGCCAATATGATGTTTGATTTGTCTGAATTGATTGCAAATGAATATCATGGTGGTGATTTTGAGGAGTTTAAACTAGATTTAATTCGTACTTTATCAACCGATTCTCCAATCAGTGAAGAGGAATTAATGAAGGAGAAACCAGAAGTAGTTACTGAGAAGATTTACCAAGTGGTTTTAGATAACTACAAGCGAAAAGTGGAATCAATTAGCAAACAAGCTTATCCGGTAATCAAAAATGTATACGAATCCAAAGCGGAAATATATGAGAATATTGTGGTTCCATTCTCCGATGGTTCTAAAATGTTTCAGGTAGTAACCAACTTAAAGAAAGCATACGAGAGTAAGGCTGAAAACTTGGTTCGTTCTTTCGAGAAGGTATCTATTCTTGCAACCATTGATGATGCTTGGAAAGAGCATTTGCGTGAGATGGATGACTTGAAACAATCTGTTCAGAATGCTTCTTACGAACAAAAGGATCCATTGTTGATCTACAAATTTGAATCGTTCAATTTGTTTAAAACGATGATTGAAACTACAAATAAGAGTGTTGTTAGCAGCTTAATGAAAGGTCATATTCCATTATCGGATCCTGAAGATATTCGTAAGGCCGAAGAGCGTAAAAGAACCGATTTAAGCAATTTAAAAACTACCAAAGAAGAAATTGGCGGAGGTCGGGGCAAATCGGAGCCAAAAAAGATGGAGCCAGTTCGTGTCGCTCAAAAAGTGGGTAGAAATGAACCTTGTCCTTGTGGTAGTGGTAAAAAATACAAACAATGTCATGGAAAAGGAGTTCCTGCTTAATTTCCATAATTAAAAAAATCATACTAAATTGACATGGATTGTTTCGCAAGTCGAAACAATCCATTTAGTTTTACTTACCAAAATTTAAAAAACGCATATGTTGCTTTCAATCCTTTGGGATATCGACCCGGAAATATTTAGAATCGGCCCTGTAGCTGTCCGTTGGTACGGATTACTTTTCGCTTTAGGCTTTTTGTTGGGATATTATTTGGTAGAAAAGATGTTTAAAAAAGATGGTATTGAACTGGAATGGCTTGATAAGTTGTTTCTGTATACCATGATTGCAACAGTTGTAGGAGCTCGTTTGGGACATGTATTCTTTTATGGTTGGGAATTCTATTCTCAGCATCCAGCGGAAATTATAAAAATTTGGCGTGGAGGATTAGCTTCTCATGGCGCTACAATTGGAATTCTTATCGCATTGTGGTTTTATTCAAAGAAAGTCAGCAAGAAGTCAATGCTTTGGATATTGGATTACGTCGTAATTCCAGTTGCCTTGGCGGGATGTTTTATTCGTTTTGGAAATTTGATGAACTCTGAAATTATCGGAACTCAAACTCATTCGGAATGGGGGATTCAATTCATCAGAGCATCTATTTATGAGCCATTGGCTCCTCGACATCCAGCTCAGTTATACGAGTCAATATGTTATTTAATTTCCTTTGCTGTATTGTCGTTCATGTATTGGAAAACAAATGCAAAACAATACAGTGGAAGACTGTTTGGAGCCTTTTTCGTGATGATTTTTACTGCACGTTTCTTTATCGAATTCATAAAAGAAAATCAGGAAGCTTTTGAACAGGGAATGGCATTGAATATGGGACAATTATTAAGTATACCTTTTGTTTTAATTGGGTTGTTCTTTTTTATACGATCCTTTAAAATAAAACCAGTGGCTTAGTACAAAAACAGCATAAAAAAAGCCGAATCATTTCTGATTCGGCTTTTTTGTTGTTTGAATCTCTTTTTAAAATCAAGTTTGCCAATCCATATCATCCAAAAAAGCCTTCCTAATGATGGGAAAGCACTTCAAACCGTCCAAAGCCTGTTCCCAAAAGTGGGAGAGCACTCAAAACCATCATAAGCCTCTTTCCCGAATATGGGAGAGCAGTTTGAACTACCCAAAGCAAGTTGCCTAATTATGGGAGAGCAGCTTGAATCATCCAAAGCTTGCTCCTAATTGTGGGAAATCACTTCTAACCGATACAATCCTGTTTCCCAATTGAGGGAGTGCACTTCGAAGCATTCAAGGCAAATTCCCCAATATGGGAAGGCATTTAAAATCACCCAAACAGGATTACCAGATCATGGAAAAGTATTTAGCTTTATGCTTCCTTCAATATTTCCAGATCAATTCCCATTTTCCGCATTAAAATTGGAGCATTAAAGGTTTTGCAAAATCCTTTCTGCACTTTGTAGTCGAAATAAAGCTGATCACCATCAATTTTAATGTCAAAGAATCGATTTTCAACTTGTCCTGGTAACTCCTCTTCTAATATGGATAACTCCAAATCGTGAGTCGCAACCATGGCAACAGCATCGTGTTTCACCAATTGCTTAATCAATGCCCGCGATCCGGTGTGTTTATCTTTCGAATTAGTCCCTCTTAAAATTTCATCCAACAGCAGTAATGTCTTCTCTTTTTTGTTCACCTTTTCAATAACCTGCTGAATTCTCTTTAGCTCTGCATAAAATGATGATTCATTGTCTTCTATTGAATCTTTAATTCTCATAGAGGTGTTGACTTCAACATTAGAAACTTTCATTTCTTTGGCACAAACCGGTGCACCAGAAAGAGCTAAAACAATATTGACACCAACTGTTCGCAAAAATGTGCTTTTTCCTGCCATGTTCGATCCTGTAACGATATGCACAGTTCCTGGTCCATTCAGCTGATAGTCATTATTCACTCTAGCTTTCTGATCAATCAACGGATGTCCTGCTTCTTTTAATTCCAATTCAAAGTGTTTCTCAGAGATTTTCGGGAAAGCCCAATCTTCATGATTAAAACTTAAATTAGCGAGGCTGGATATCGCTTCAATTTCACTGATCGCATCAAACCATTTTTCAATGTCATGGCCGTATTTTTCCTTCCAACGGTCAATCCGAAACAATATGTGCAATTCATAAAAAAACAAAAGGTTGAAAAGGAATTGAACAACAAGATTCAAGCGCTGATCAAGTAATTCTATTAAACGGGTCAATTGGTTTATTTTTTTTGCCGTTGGCTGATCATCAGTTGCTAATGTAGTTTTAAGCTCATTCAGTTTTTCAGATTCCCAATTCCCTCTTTCGAACTGCTCAATAATATAGGAGTAGGTTTTGAGCATTTCCCCTCTTTTCGAAGTTTGTTCATGCTCCTTACTAACCTTTTTGCGATTGAAGTAATGGATTCCAATATTAGCCAATATCATAATTGTAATAGGAGCTTGCGAGCCGATAAAAGCATAAATTAAGGCTGCTAAGGAAAGAAACGGCATAACAGTTACAACGATCTTCAATAGTTTTTGACCATGAAAAAGAGAGGGCTTTTTACCCCATTCAATAACAAAATTGGGATCATCATTTTTTAGTTTGCCTGTAAAACCATATTGAATAATATTTTGTCTCCAATCAATTTTTTTTGCCAATTCCTTAACGGCATCTTGTCTTTTGCGAATCTCTTTATTAGACGATGGCTTTGAAAGCCAATTAGCAAGAGTGTTATTTCCAGTTTTTGTAACACTTCGGTTAATTAATTGAAAAAGAGAATACTTGCCAAATACATCTAAGTCTGATGCATAAGAATGATTTGGCTTTAAATATTCTTCACCATTGTAAAAAAGCCTGCTATGGCGTGTTTGCAAGCAAGAGATTTCATTTTCGTTGATTTCAATTAAAGCCTTTAGCCTTTTACTATTTTTACTATTACGATTGTATCTTCTTACAAAATAAATCAATGAGAGTACTAGTGTGATAGCAACTGTGCTTGCAATTAATAGAGAATAGGAAAGAATTACATAAAATAACACGAATGCTCCAATCGCACTTATCAAACGTAAGAAAGAGAGGTTTCTATTTTGCTTTTGCAGATCAGAGCTTTGCTTATTAAAGTCATTTATTCTGTCAGTATAAAAGGATAGTTTTTGCTTCATGTCAATTTGTTGTTGAAATTAAAGATGCAAAAATAATCAAAAGATTGAGTTTTATATTCAGTACTAGATTAAGATAAGGATTAATTTTAGATGAATCTTCCAATAATTACAATGCTGGCCATTGCTATGTCTTAAGCAAGCGGTGGCTTTTCGGAAGCTCCTATTTTAGTCAAATCTGATTGGTTTTGTGGCGAATGGAAAGCGATTTTTGTTTTGGAAGCCGTTCGTATGGTGCTGAATCCGGTGTTTTTTGATGTTTATGGGTGTCGTTTTGTAATATTTTAAGAATGTAGTATTATCCGTATATCACCTTTAGTGTAATATGTTGATGTATTCATCAATGAAAAAAGGAATCTAATGGTGATTATTGTGATCATGAATAGATCAGTTCAAGTATTGACAATGCCTCTTTTTAATGATTTTGTTATTCTAAAGTAATAAATCCTTTTTTTTGGAAAAAAGGAAATAAAAAATCCGGTAGAATATAAATATTCACCGGATTAGATTTGAAAAACTTACGTTTTATTTTCTACTTATTCTCTAATTTGTCCATTTCCGGTAATCAACCATTTGTAGGAGCATAATTCTTCCAAACCCATAGGTCCCCGAGCATGTAATTTTTGTGTGCTTATCCCAATTTCAGCTCCTAATCCAAATTGTGCCCCATCGGTAAATGCCGTTGAAGTATTAGAATAAATTGCTGCAGCATCAACCACTGAGTAAAAGTCACTTACGGTTTTTGAATTCTCGCTAATAATGGCTTCACTATGCTTCGAACTGTACTTATAGATATGATCTGTAGCTTCTTGAAAATTACAAACAGTTTTAATCGACATTTTATGACTCAAGAACTCATTTCCAAAATAAGACTCATCTGCTTTTTTAAGTAGAGACTCAGGGTAGGT contains:
- a CDS encoding MutS-related protein, translated to MKQKLSFYTDRINDFNKQSSDLQKQNRNLSFLRLISAIGAFVLFYVILSYSLLIASTVAITLVLSLIYFVRRYNRNSKNSKRLKALIEINENEISCLQTRHSRLFYNGEEYLKPNHSYASDLDVFGKYSLFQLINRSVTKTGNNTLANWLSKPSSNKEIRKRQDAVKELAKKIDWRQNIIQYGFTGKLKNDDPNFVIEWGKKPSLFHGQKLLKIVVTVMPFLSLAALIYAFIGSQAPITIMILANIGIHYFNRKKVSKEHEQTSKRGEMLKTYSYIIEQFERGNWESEKLNELKTTLATDDQPTAKKINQLTRLIELLDQRLNLVVQFLFNLLFFYELHILFRIDRWKEKYGHDIEKWFDAISEIEAISSLANLSFNHEDWAFPKISEKHFELELKEAGHPLIDQKARVNNDYQLNGPGTVHIVTGSNMAGKSTFLRTVGVNIVLALSGAPVCAKEMKVSNVEVNTSMRIKDSIEDNESSFYAELKRIQQVIEKVNKKEKTLLLLDEILRGTNSKDKHTGSRALIKQLVKHDAVAMVATHDLELSILEEELPGQVENRFFDIKIDGDQLYFDYKVQKGFCKTFNAPILMRKMGIDLEILKEA
- a CDS encoding ferritin — encoded protein: MAISKKVEEILNKQINAEFWSAYFYLSMSNYCNANGMPGVANWMKVQFQEETSHAMKILDYVNERGGRVVLNPITEVPADWNGILHIFEETLKHEEIVTGLINGCVNVAIEEKDHASVNFLQWFVDEQVEEEATVNEILDQLRMFEGKGHGLYMMDKEFKARVFVDSTQA
- the lgt gene encoding prolipoprotein diacylglyceryl transferase, producing the protein MLLSILWDIDPEIFRIGPVAVRWYGLLFALGFLLGYYLVEKMFKKDGIELEWLDKLFLYTMIATVVGARLGHVFFYGWEFYSQHPAEIIKIWRGGLASHGATIGILIALWFYSKKVSKKSMLWILDYVVIPVALAGCFIRFGNLMNSEIIGTQTHSEWGIQFIRASIYEPLAPRHPAQLYESICYLISFAVLSFMYWKTNAKQYSGRLFGAFFVMIFTARFFIEFIKENQEAFEQGMALNMGQLLSIPFVLIGLFFFIRSFKIKPVA
- the secA gene encoding preprotein translocase subunit SecA → MGFIDTTLGKLFGNKSDRDLKDLTPYLGQIKAEYERITVLSTDDLRGESDKLKQHIQDFIKTEQDEILSLKEKVENGDVSINERELIYDQIDEIENKIDAKIEEVLDEILPTAFAIVKDTARRFTENEELEVTASKFDRDLAPYYDNIQIDGDTAVYFNSWTAGGTEITWDMIHYDVQLIGGTVLHQGKIAEMATGEGKTLVATLPVFLNALTGRGVHLITVNDYLAKRDSEWMGPIYQFHGLSVDCIDKHSPNSDERRKAYASDITFGTNNEFGFDYLRDNMATNPKDLVQRRHNYSIVDEVDSVLVDDARTPLIISGPIPRGEHQQFDNLKPKVQNLVRAQNELVMKIFTDTKKLLNSEDKKELEEGAKLLLRTFKGLPKMKPLIKFLSEQGNKAILLKTENFYMQENSKNMHIVTDELYFIIDEQHNSIELTDKGIDLLSADAEDSGFFVLPDIGSEVAVIEKSDLSDEEKLAKKDEMIQAYSVRSERVHTINQLLKAYTLFENDVEYVMMDGKVKIVDEQTGRIMEGRRYSDGLHQAIEAKENVKVEAATQTFATITLQNYFRMYQKLSGMTGTAETEAGELWDIYKLEVVVIPTNRPIIRDDREDLVYKTKREKYSAVIDEIVDLVKAGRPVLVGTTSVEISELLGRMLKIKGIKHNVLNAKLHQREADIVAEAGQSGTVTIATNMAGRGTDIKLTKAVKAAGGLAIVGTERHDSRRVDRQLRGRAGRQGDVGSSQFFVSLEDDLMRLFSSDRIVKLMDKMGLKEGEVIQHSMISKSIERAQKKVEENNFGIRKRLLEYDDVMNSQREVIYKRRRHALFGERIQVDIANMMFDLSELIANEYHGGDFEEFKLDLIRTLSTDSPISEEELMKEKPEVVTEKIYQVVLDNYKRKVESISKQAYPVIKNVYESKAEIYENIVVPFSDGSKMFQVVTNLKKAYESKAENLVRSFEKVSILATIDDAWKEHLREMDDLKQSVQNASYEQKDPLLIYKFESFNLFKTMIETTNKSVVSSLMKGHIPLSDPEDIRKAEERKRTDLSNLKTTKEEIGGGRGKSEPKKMEPVRVAQKVGRNEPCPCGSGKKYKQCHGKGVPA